From a single Planctellipticum variicoloris genomic region:
- the ltrA gene encoding group II intron reverse transcriptase/maturase: MLTALVEGVEGGKWFRLYDKVFAERNLLAALQQVARKKGAAGVDHVTVDEFSAQLPDALWRLSDALKDDTYRPQAIRRVHIPKPGTSETRPLGIPTVRDRVVQAAVVNVIEPIFERDFADQSYGFRPGRGCKDALRRVDQLLKAGYVHVVDADLKGYFDSIPHDRLLLRLREKLADGRVLSLIESFLTAGIIEDAKSWTPEAGAPQGAVLSPLLSNIYLDPLDHLLAAAGLQMVRYADDFVILCRTAAEASHALDLVREWVADNGLTLHPTKTRIVDVRAESFAFLGYEFAGEKHWPRSKSLQTLKDTLRRQTRRTSGASLQRIVFRVNRSLRGWFAYFQHGSRRSDYKTLDGWLRMRLRSLLRRRCGGRGVARKPSDCFAWPNRYFAEQGLFSLAAAHALACQSSRR, translated from the coding sequence ATGTTGACGGCTCTCGTCGAGGGAGTGGAAGGAGGCAAATGGTTCCGGCTGTATGACAAGGTGTTCGCCGAGCGGAATCTGCTGGCGGCCCTGCAGCAGGTGGCGCGCAAGAAGGGCGCCGCCGGCGTGGATCACGTGACTGTCGACGAGTTCTCCGCACAGCTTCCAGACGCTCTCTGGCGGCTGTCGGACGCCCTCAAAGACGATACGTATCGACCGCAGGCGATCCGCCGCGTTCACATTCCCAAACCCGGCACAAGCGAGACCCGCCCCTTGGGGATTCCCACGGTGCGGGACCGCGTCGTGCAGGCGGCAGTGGTGAACGTGATCGAGCCGATCTTCGAACGCGACTTTGCCGACCAGAGTTACGGCTTCCGGCCGGGCCGCGGCTGCAAGGACGCGCTTCGACGGGTGGATCAACTCCTGAAGGCTGGCTATGTCCACGTGGTGGACGCCGACCTGAAGGGATATTTCGATTCGATCCCCCATGATCGGTTGCTGCTGCGTCTGCGGGAGAAACTGGCGGACGGCCGTGTGTTATCGCTGATCGAATCGTTCCTGACCGCAGGGATCATTGAGGACGCGAAGTCGTGGACCCCCGAGGCCGGAGCCCCGCAGGGGGCGGTCCTCAGTCCGCTGCTGAGCAACATCTACCTCGATCCGCTGGACCATCTGCTGGCCGCTGCCGGTCTGCAGATGGTGCGTTACGCCGATGATTTCGTGATCCTGTGCCGCACCGCCGCCGAGGCGTCGCACGCTCTGGATCTCGTGCGGGAGTGGGTGGCCGATAACGGTCTGACGCTGCACCCGACGAAAACGCGGATCGTCGATGTGCGTGCGGAGAGCTTTGCGTTTCTGGGGTACGAATTCGCCGGCGAAAAGCACTGGCCCCGCTCGAAGAGCCTGCAGACGTTGAAGGACACGCTGCGTCGACAGACACGTCGGACTTCCGGCGCGTCGTTGCAGCGCATCGTGTTTCGCGTGAACCGGTCGCTCCGCGGCTGGTTCGCGTACTTCCAGCACGGCAGCAGGCGCTCGGACTACAAAACCCTGGATGGCTGGCTGCGGATGCGTCTGCGGAGTCTGTTGCGTCGCCGTTGCGGCGGACGCGGCGTGGCCCGCAAACCGTCCGATTGCTTTGCCTGGCCGAACCGCTACTTCGCCGAGCAGGGGCTGTTCAGTCTCGCCGCAGCCCATGCGTTGGCCTGTCAATCCTCACGAAGGTAA
- a CDS encoding IS630 family transposase, with protein sequence MEGILSPRAERAKQRLSEQLKFLKDAGLRTRYLIVIHRLEGRSPTWIARSLKVGRSTVYRTEQRYGKDGEIGLFDRRGGNGPRKLTEEYLTQLREVVAGDPLQDGWKRPTWTREMLITTLRRRTSVKISLSTMSRALRLIGARRGRPKPTVECPWPEAEKQQCLEQIEELVAHLPTGEVAVWEDEIDIHLNPKIGEDWMLRGQQKQVLTPGKNEKRYLAGAQDARTKELIAIEGDRKDTALFVLLLWELTQRYPQAKKIHVVLDNYAIHTTRLVRESLATPLGRRLRLHFLPPYCPDHNRIERTWEDLHANVTRNHKCSTMPQLMRNVRSYIRRHNHRRPAAL encoded by the coding sequence ATGGAAGGCATTCTTTCACCCCGGGCGGAGCGCGCCAAGCAGCGGTTGTCCGAGCAGTTGAAGTTTCTGAAGGACGCCGGGCTGAGAACGCGGTATCTGATCGTGATCCATCGACTGGAAGGACGTTCTCCCACCTGGATTGCCCGCTCGCTCAAGGTCGGTCGCAGCACCGTGTATCGGACCGAGCAGCGTTACGGGAAGGACGGCGAGATCGGTTTGTTCGACCGGCGGGGCGGCAACGGGCCACGGAAACTGACCGAGGAGTACCTGACGCAGTTGCGGGAGGTCGTGGCCGGCGATCCGCTGCAGGACGGCTGGAAGCGGCCGACCTGGACGCGGGAGATGCTGATCACAACGCTCCGTCGACGGACGAGTGTGAAGATCAGCCTGTCGACGATGAGCCGGGCCTTGCGGCTGATCGGGGCGCGGCGCGGACGACCGAAGCCAACGGTCGAGTGTCCGTGGCCGGAGGCCGAAAAACAGCAGTGTCTGGAGCAGATCGAGGAACTGGTGGCGCATCTGCCGACGGGCGAAGTGGCGGTCTGGGAGGACGAGATCGACATCCATCTCAATCCGAAGATCGGCGAGGACTGGATGCTCCGCGGGCAGCAGAAACAGGTTCTCACGCCGGGGAAGAACGAGAAGCGTTACCTGGCGGGGGCTCAGGATGCGCGGACGAAGGAGTTGATCGCGATCGAAGGCGACCGGAAGGACACGGCGTTGTTCGTACTGCTGCTGTGGGAGCTGACGCAGCGCTATCCGCAGGCGAAGAAGATCCATGTCGTCCTGGACAACTACGCGATCCATACGACCCGACTGGTGCGGGAGAGTCTGGCGACGCCGCTGGGGCGCAGGCTGCGCCTGCACTTCCTGCCGCCGTACTGTCCGGATCACAACCGGATCGAACGAACGTGGGAGGACTTACACGCCAACGTGACACGGAACCACAAATGCTCGACGATGCCGCAACTGATGCGAAACGTCCGCTCCTACATCCGCCGACACAACCACCGGCGACCGGCGGCGCTGTAG